AAGGCCGACCACAACCTCGAAGTCCATATCGGCATGCCGGACCTGATACTGCGCCTGACGGATAACCGGCCCTTCGACACATGCGGCCCGTGCCTGACCATCAACGGGCCGATCCTGAACCTGTTCAGGCACTATCGCCACGACGATGTGCGTGTTCCGTCGGAAAGCTTCTTTTTCTCCGCCGGCAGAGTCGAAGGCCTGAAAACCTGGAGCGAACAGGCCGGCATAAGTCTCGAACGCCCTCCGGCCGGATCGCTGCAAAGAATCCGCCTCCGGTTTGCGACGCATCTTTTCGCACACCCCTGCGACCCGCCCCGGATCACCGAAGTCGTCAAGTCGGTGACCAGCAAGTACCGCATCGATCTGAAGATCCTGCGTTCTCGGGAGAGGATCCTGGCAGGCTTGAACGGGCTGGAAGAGATCTACATCCTTCAGCCCAAGGACAAGGCCTGCCCCGACGCCCCAAGGCTGACCGCCTGCTGGGAGTATGAAGGCGCGGGCGGGGACCCGCAAAAACCGCACATCGAGCTCAAGCTGTCCTGCCGGGCCGAGGCCCGGGAAGACGCCCTGCGCATGTGGGACGCCGTCGTCACGAATTTCAGTTCGGTACGGCGGCATTACGCCACATGACCGCGGACGGGGCAGCGCTCTCCTTACGCCTGGACCCTAAGGCAGCATGCGCTCCGCCGCACATGCCCGGATGCGTCACAGCAAGGCCTGCCCCCTGTCCATGACCCCTTGCCCGAAATAACAGGCCGGACGGACATCAAGCCCGTCCGGCCTGGCCGTTTTCAGCAGCCGAGCCTGCGGGCGATCTCCTTGGCCGCCAGCCGTCCGGCGCCCATGGCCAGGATGACCGTGGCCGCGCCGGTGACGATGTCGCCGCCGGCGAAGACGTTCGGCATGCTCGTTTCACCGGTCTCCTCGTTGACCTGGATGTAGCCCCGCTTGTCGAGGGCCAGGCCGGGCTCGTTCTCCAGCAGCACGGGGTTGGAGCGTGTACCCACGGCGATGACCGCCAGGTCCGTCGGCAGTTCGTAGATGTCCCCCTCGACGGGTTTGGGGCTGCGGCGCCCGGAGGCGTCGGGCTCGCCGAGTTCCATGCGCTGCAGACGGACCGTGCCCAGGTTCCCGTCCTCGCCGGGGATGAACTCCAACGGCGCGGCCAGGCATTCCATGATCACGCCCTCCTCGATGGCGTGCTCGACCTCCTCGCGCCGGGCGGGCATGGCGTCCACCGTGCGCCTGTAGACGATACGCACGCTCTCGGCGCCCAGGCGCCGGGCCGTGCGCGCCGCGTCCATGGCCACGTTGCCGCCGCCGTAGACCGTGACGTGGCGGCCACGGATGATGGGCGTGTCGAAGTTCGGGAAATCATAGGCCCGGCCGAGGTTGACGCGGGTCAGGTACTCGTTGGCCGAGAAGACGCCGTTGAGGTTCTCGCCGGGGATGTTCATGAACCGGGGCAGGCCCGCGCCCACGCCGATGAACACGGCCTTGTGGCCCTTGTCGAAGAGGTCCTGGATGCCGAAGGTCTTGCCGCCCACGGCGTTGCGCACGAACTCGACCTGCAGGTCCTGCAGGGCGTTGACCTCCTTGGCCACGATCTTGTTCTTGGGCAGCCGGAACTCCGGAATGCCGTAGACAAGCACGCCGCCCAGCTCGTGCAGGGCCTCGTAGACCGTGACCTTGCAGCCGCGCGAGGCCAGGAACCCGGCCACGGTCAGGGACGAGGGGCCCGAGCCGATGCAGGCCACCTTCCTGTCCGGATCGATGGAGGGGCATTCGAACTTGTCGGAGATGAGGTCGCAGGAGTCGCGGTGGAAGAACTCGTCGGCCACGAAGCGCTCCAGGCGGCCGATGGCCACGGGCTCGCCCTTGGGATGCACCCGCAGGATGACGAAATTTCCGGGCCGGGCCTTGGCCGCGATCTCCGGGGCATGGATGACGAGTTTGGAGGTCTGGTCGGGAATGAGCTGTTTTTTTTCCAGGATGGTATTCGGCATGCTTTATCCTCTCGGTTTCGGTCCTCGGACCTGATCTTGAAATGTCCCGGGCGGCCGCCCAGCAATCCCTGCACCATGAGGATACATGCACCGGACAAGGCGCCGCGTCTCGTTTCGCGACTAACGTGAATTAAGATACCTTTCTTTACGACCCATGCACGGCATCATCCCGCGCAGAAGAGGAACGGACGCGCGTCGGCCGGAAACAACCGTCCGAAGAGTGTCGCCCCGCAGGAATCATGGTTCGGCGGCCGAAGACGTCGGTCCCGGCTCGACCCAGCGGCGCGAATCGGTCGAAATCGGATTTGCGCCTTGAAAATGGGTTACATCAGCCCCGGAGCCTGCGCCCTGGAAATTCGCTCATATCGCGCCTTAAAACGGGGGACGGGGCGGATCACTGCAAGGGTGGGCAGGAGAGGCAAAGACAGGAGCTCAAGCAGGCGATCGGTCGCGCACAGCCAAGAATATACCCAGCGTTGACCTGCCGGGATGGAAGACGCCGTACGGGAAGGATACGCGAGGAACAGCGCTTCGAGGGGAGAGGAACGGGCAGGGGCGGAGTGTGTGGAACATGGTCAATCAGCTGTGGACTGCGTACGCGGGCAGATTCGTCAAAGGACGACTTGATCCCTTGCCTTCGTTTGCCCAGGCTGACCATCGAATTTCTGATCGACGACAAGGAGATCATTCCCATCGATATCGGGACGCATGACAGGATGTATTGGATTTGGATGGAATCGGATGGATTTTTGAAAATTCAAGATTCAAGACGCGACCCCGCTTCCCCTGTCGCAAATTCAAGCGCCATCGCTCTTGCACCCGCAAGATCCTTCTTGCCGGTCCCGAGTTTCGGAATTTCCTCAACGGCGAAAAATTTGTCGGGGACAAGAAGGGGATTCGTCCCGCTTTCCAGCATGGCTTTCCTGAGGGTCGCCGGCTCGTTCATCCCACTGACCAGGGCCACGATCCGCTCCCCTTTCTTCACGTCGCGCACGGCTACTGCCACGGTATCCGCACCCGAAGGGGCGTTGCGCAGCAACGCCTCCTCCACGGCGGCAAGGCTGACCATCTCCCCGCCGATTTTTGCGAAACGGGAATATCGATCCAGAATGACCAGAAAACCGTCCTCATCGATGCGTCCCTTGTCGCCACTCTTGTACCAGCGAATGCCGTCCTGCTCGATAATGGCGCCCCTGGTCCTGGCCTCGTCATCAAAATATCCCTTCATGATCTGGGTGCCGCCAATGAGAATCAGGCCGGCTTCCCCAGCGGGCAGATCCTCAAAGGTTTCCGGGTCGACTACGCGCAAGGCGCTTCCGGGCAACGGCAGGCCCACCGTCCCCGTCTTCGAGCCCACCTGCACAGAAAACCCGTTGGTGTTGAGCACGTCCACGGTGTTCACGGTGGCAACCGGCGTTGTCTCCGTGGTGCCGTAGCCTTCATGAACCTCAAGCCCGAACTTTTCCTTGAAGGCCCTTCGTGTCTCGTCGTTGAGCCTCTCCGCACCGGCGACCACCAGTCGCAGCGAGGAGAACATGAGACGGTGCAGTTTCTGATTGCGGGTGTAGAGACCGAGGAATGTGGGGGTGGCGCAGAGGAACGTCGC
This region of Desulfomicrobium escambiense DSM 10707 genomic DNA includes:
- a CDS encoding FAD-dependent oxidoreductase, encoding MPNTILEKKQLIPDQTSKLVIHAPEIAAKARPGNFVILRVHPKGEPVAIGRLERFVADEFFHRDSCDLISDKFECPSIDPDRKVACIGSGPSSLTVAGFLASRGCKVTVYEALHELGGVLVYGIPEFRLPKNKIVAKEVNALQDLQVEFVRNAVGGKTFGIQDLFDKGHKAVFIGVGAGLPRFMNIPGENLNGVFSANEYLTRVNLGRAYDFPNFDTPIIRGRHVTVYGGGNVAMDAARTARRLGAESVRIVYRRTVDAMPARREEVEHAIEEGVIMECLAAPLEFIPGEDGNLGTVRLQRMELGEPDASGRRSPKPVEGDIYELPTDLAVIAVGTRSNPVLLENEPGLALDKRGYIQVNEETGETSMPNVFAGGDIVTGAATVILAMGAGRLAAKEIARRLGC